From the Halalkalicoccus sp. CGA53 genome, one window contains:
- a CDS encoding Bug family tripartite tricarboxylate transporter substrate binding protein has protein sequence MRRRDYVKAVGALTAGSAAGLAGCLDDDDGDYPSQSISWIVPFGEGGGTDTYARQLNTAMGEALGESVEIDNRPGAGGLEGTGALHGADPDGYTIGNVNLPSVATAWLVDEPGWEIRELEGFGSFGTYPFTLIVNPEYDHIEDMDDLVDAYQDGEFTQFAMQGIGHSTHVIAFILRDEFGMEWEEVVPYDGGGPTSEAVISDEVSVGIATATSALGPVEGGDVNVVANLASSPTDVFPDLEPVTELGYPEIDFIAETTLTMFAPPETDGEIIETLTEALEEATEDEDALDWAEETGNNIEYGGPEEADSLLDDTIDEIEEAVDLEEIRE, from the coding sequence ATGCGACGCCGTGACTACGTCAAAGCAGTGGGGGCACTGACCGCGGGATCGGCGGCCGGACTGGCCGGCTGTCTGGACGACGACGACGGCGACTACCCGAGTCAATCGATCTCCTGGATCGTCCCGTTCGGCGAGGGCGGCGGCACCGACACGTACGCCCGCCAGCTCAACACCGCGATGGGCGAGGCGCTCGGCGAGTCCGTCGAGATCGACAACCGCCCCGGCGCGGGCGGGCTGGAGGGGACGGGCGCGCTCCACGGCGCGGATCCCGACGGCTACACGATCGGCAACGTGAACCTACCCTCCGTGGCGACCGCGTGGCTCGTCGACGAGCCCGGCTGGGAGATCAGGGAGCTCGAAGGCTTTGGCTCGTTCGGGACCTACCCGTTCACGCTGATCGTCAACCCCGAGTACGACCACATCGAGGACATGGACGACCTCGTCGACGCCTACCAGGACGGCGAGTTCACCCAGTTCGCGATGCAGGGGATCGGCCACTCGACACACGTCATCGCGTTCATCCTGCGCGACGAGTTCGGCATGGAGTGGGAGGAGGTCGTCCCGTACGACGGTGGTGGGCCGACGAGCGAGGCCGTGATCTCCGACGAGGTCTCGGTGGGGATCGCGACGGCGACCTCCGCGCTCGGACCCGTCGAGGGCGGCGACGTGAACGTCGTCGCAAACCTCGCGAGCAGCCCGACCGACGTCTTCCCCGACCTCGAACCGGTGACCGAGCTGGGCTACCCCGAGATCGACTTCATCGCGGAGACGACACTCACGATGTTCGCCCCGCCGGAGACGGACGGGGAGATCATCGAGACGCTCACCGAGGCGCTCGAGGAGGCGACCGAGGACGAGGACGCTCTAGACTGGGCCGAGGAGACCGGGAACAACATCGAGTACGGCGGGCCGGAGGAGGCCGACTCGCTGCTCGACGACACGATCGACGAGATCGAGGAGGCGGTCGACCTCGAAGAGATCCGCGAGTAG
- a CDS encoding NAD(P)-dependent alcohol dehydrogenase, giving the protein MQAARLHEYTEEMGEALSIDEVARPEADRSDHVVIEVEGAGWCQTDNHVVEGMWADYVDQPLPMTLGHENAGEVVEIGPEVSTVEVGEKVICHPVMTCGTCRQCRLGNDMHCPEGSFPGLTTDGGFAEYLLTSERATIPLSGVDPIDIAPHADAGITAYHAAKKAAAKLVPGDYAVVIGVGGLGHIGVQALSALSAARIIALDIKDEALSLAEDVGADYTINPSTEDAVAEVESVTDGELAAQAIDFVGADVTTAMGPDIVAGRGDVHVVGYGGTVEQPAQTLVFGELAYRGTLVGTYTELQELVALVEDGVMELHAEQYALDEINTVAERLEHGEIEGRAVIVP; this is encoded by the coding sequence ATGCAGGCAGCACGACTCCACGAGTACACCGAGGAGATGGGCGAGGCGCTCTCGATCGACGAGGTAGCGAGACCGGAGGCCGACCGATCGGATCACGTCGTGATCGAGGTCGAGGGTGCGGGCTGGTGCCAGACCGACAACCACGTCGTCGAGGGGATGTGGGCCGACTACGTCGACCAGCCCCTCCCGATGACGCTCGGCCACGAGAACGCCGGAGAGGTGGTAGAGATCGGTCCGGAGGTCTCGACGGTCGAGGTCGGTGAGAAGGTGATCTGTCACCCGGTGATGACCTGCGGCACCTGCCGACAGTGCCGACTGGGCAACGACATGCACTGTCCGGAGGGATCGTTCCCGGGCCTCACCACCGACGGCGGGTTCGCCGAGTACCTGCTCACCTCCGAACGGGCGACGATCCCGCTCTCGGGCGTCGATCCGATCGACATCGCGCCGCACGCGGACGCCGGGATCACCGCATACCACGCTGCGAAGAAAGCCGCCGCGAAGCTCGTCCCCGGCGACTACGCCGTCGTGATCGGGGTGGGTGGGCTCGGCCACATCGGGGTCCAGGCGCTCTCCGCGCTCTCGGCGGCCCGGATCATCGCCCTCGATATCAAGGACGAGGCGCTCTCGCTCGCCGAAGACGTGGGCGCGGACTACACGATCAACCCCAGTACCGAGGACGCCGTCGCCGAGGTCGAGTCGGTCACCGACGGAGAACTCGCGGCACAGGCGATCGACTTCGTCGGCGCCGACGTGACGACCGCGATGGGACCGGATATCGTCGCCGGTCGGGGCGACGTCCACGTCGTCGGTTACGGTGGTACCGTCGAACAGCCCGCCCAGACGCTCGTGTTCGGCGAACTCGCCTACCGGGGAACGCTCGTCGGGACCTACACCGAACTCCAAGAGCTCGTCGCGCTCGTCGAGGACGGCGTCATGGAGCTCCACGCCGAGCAGTACGCGCTCGACGAGATCAACACGGTCGCGGAGAGACTCGAACATGGGGAGATCGAGGGCCGGGCCGTCATCGTCCCCTGA
- a CDS encoding tripartite tricarboxylate transporter TctB family protein, translated as MSVKERAGEIGASLTMEHALLVVFVGTSIYMFVGAFEFSQDAAIFPWFTTGVVIVFGVLLLLRSVLPEPLRRFVADDVDVFETGTEEYEPDDEDGVGEAADGETGDGEGSVRNGASVTGGLCLGYLVGSYLVGMLWVTPLFVLAYTVWRDRPRYAIVGLTVLSFLIAFVFYSVLNLPVEEGLIQELVL; from the coding sequence ATGAGTGTGAAAGAACGGGCCGGGGAGATCGGGGCGTCGCTGACGATGGAGCACGCGCTGCTCGTCGTCTTCGTCGGCACCTCGATCTACATGTTCGTCGGGGCGTTCGAGTTCTCGCAAGACGCGGCGATCTTCCCCTGGTTCACCACCGGCGTGGTGATCGTCTTCGGCGTCCTGTTGCTGCTCAGGAGCGTGCTCCCCGAGCCGCTCCGTCGGTTCGTCGCCGACGACGTCGACGTCTTCGAGACCGGCACCGAGGAGTACGAACCCGACGACGAGGACGGGGTCGGGGAGGCGGCCGACGGGGAGACCGGAGACGGTGAGGGGTCGGTGCGAAACGGCGCGTCGGTCACCGGCGGGCTCTGTCTCGGCTACCTCGTCGGCTCGTACCTCGTGGGGATGCTCTGGGTGACGCCGCTGTTCGTCCTCGCGTACACCGTCTGGCGCGACCGGCCGCGGTACGCGATCGTCGGGCTGACCGTGCTCTCGTTTCTCATCGCGTTCGTCTTCTACTCGGTGCTCAACCTCCCGGTCGAGGAGGGGCTCATACAGGAGCTGGTGCTGTGA